The following is a genomic window from Mya arenaria isolate MELC-2E11 chromosome 4, ASM2691426v1.
GAGCAATGATTTAACCTGAGACCATATGGGTCACTAACAGACTTCGGAATCTTTACATTATAAGCTATATTTGTGACCTTTTGTTCACAGTCGGTTTGTGTGGTTGCTGATTCAGAGGGAGGCCGAGCTGTTTCATCTTCCACAATTGTATTCGGGCGACATGTGGCTTGTGTAGAAATCTCAAAAGCATCTGTGTCACCTTCTGTTACAAAAACATCGTCCGTTAGATCGGTTTTACAGCTTTCATTATTTTCACTTGAAATTACTATATTAGGCTCAATTGGATAATGTGTTTGCGTGTCGCTGGCAACAGTGTTCGGGCTGTCATGCAATCCCTGTCCGTCACGCCGATTGGCTGCAAATCCTCGGATAGAAATGTCACGACACTTTGTATTTGTAAGCGCACTATTATCGTTCCTTTCCTTTTTCTTGGTAAGGTCGGATTTTAAAGGCGGTGACTGTGTTGGGTCCACACCACTTTCACTGCAATGGCGTCTTTGTGCTCGTTTCAAACTATATCTGAATGACTTGTTTGTTTGCGTGCCGACTGAAACCATTTGAGGAAAGTCTAAAGTGCGTTTATTGTCTTCTATCGCACCACCCGAATCGGATTTTATAGTTGACAAAGGCCGTTTGGCAGGTCCATTTAGTCCGGGTGATCGAATATATCTAGGTGAACCAGTTGGACTATTCGTACTTGTTTGAGTATAGTCTGTCACAAAAGAAACACGAAAGCGATTATTCTTTCGTAGAATGGAAGCATCTGAGGAATTCAGGGGATCGGTCTCTGTGTCGTCGCTTGACGTTGAACATGGCCTATGCACATTTTGCTTTAACAATGAACGTCTGTTTGAAGGCACTGATAAACTTGAATCACTCatttcaaggtcacattgaTTGGACGTATGTGTACTGTGATTTAGCTTTGATAACAACCATTTTCTTGGAGAACGTTTGTCACTATCGCTTTTTAAAGAACGGAATGATGATATGGTGGCGTCGTTCGTCCCTCGTTTTAAGAAGGAAGCGAATGATGAGACGGTATCGTAGTGTGTGGATGTGGTCTCGGAGAGCATGTCAATGTGGCCATAATCTTGATCGCCGTCTTCTACGATAACGGCATACGTGGTCGCTTCCTTCGAGCCGTCTCCGCCGCGCGTGTACCGCCGGAACCACTGGCAGCATTTCAGACACACGGCCACGCTAAACACAACCGCCGCCATTGCAGGAATGATCGCCAAATTAAAACTCGAGTGAAAGTCCGTACGGTCATTTGAGGTAGTTGAGTTTGTACTTATTGTAGTTGAAACATTCGAGTCCAAAGGATCCTGTTTAAAACTTCCTGTTTGATCATGATAAACAGTGTTTCGAGTGTTTGGTGTCACTGAGGACAGTTGAAAGTCTGTTTCCGGTGTGACTGAGAAGTTTCCAGCCTCAATTTCCTGATAGGCATTCTTATCCCAACCTTTTGTGCTTTTCGCTGAATCTGAAACGGAAGTTATCTTCAATACCGGTGAACTGCTTATCTTTTTAGCACACagtatcattaaaacaaatgtctgTACACtgtgtttatctttaaatttcatattttgtttattctttgTTCGCAATGTTTTAGATCACAGATACACCTCGTCAAAATCATATCCGACTCACACAGGCTGCTGTAATAATATCCTCGACGCTTGAGGCGATTTATATAGTTAACACTAATCACGGCATTCATGCTTCATGGTTCAGAAATCGGGTTTGATCAATATCCAAAacgttttctttcaaaatccAATTCTTTTGAATATAAcctcattcattcattcattccaCTACTGCATATTCGATAGCCATGAATACCTGTAACCCGACTAAAACTATCCAAATTGCTGTCGTTTCTTTTTCAATGATATTATGTTcctggaaaagaaaaaaacaacagcagcaTAATGTTTACGGAgaagttgtttgttttgatactgacacaattaaattttaaaaactaagAACGTACGAATCCGATACCAACTGTCTGTTTGAAGTGTATCAACTTAAAAGTATTTAGTCAAAATTCTAAATTATACCTCTTATACAATAATCatctaaaatgtttaaaaacatttaacagtCCGGAGCTAAAAAATGGtgttcaatttctttttaaccctttactttactttagagtttgttttattgtgtgtaAGAAGATTAGCCTTCCACAAAGACAGGAATATTCAGACATACTTATGTCTTTGGAATAGATCCATGggaataagttgtcaaaacaacaaTGAATAGGTCTTTAACCAACTATCGCCAATTGACGTACAAGCAAAAACAATGCAAGATGCCACACATATCACTTGAAGGAACTCATTATATGCTGTAAACAATGTATCCAAAATGTGGCACACATTTGACGTTTTTGTAAGATACTCTACTAACAAGATTGGGAAAATGTGTTCCTTACATGAATTAAACAAACCTTTGTTCTGCCAGCTAACCTTCGTGTTCACTCGCACGCACTCTGTCGTATCATTTTACAGTTTCGTCCAGATGTCTGGAAAGCAGACGAGAAAAGGAACTTAAAGTACAACCAGACACAGTCAAACACACATTTCAATCGCTAATCCTAATCGCGTTAGTTTATAAGCTGGTATGACTAAGTTGAATGGTAAATCCATCACTGGAAGGAACATCACTTTATACCTGTAAAGATGCATGTTTCACGCATCTTTGGCAAAGGTATAGATTTGGGAATCAAAAACATTGTTCCGCTCCATTAACATTTATTAGGTGTATTTCAAACGGCTTTAAGtactaaatgaaatattttcgcTTCGCCTGTGAAATTTAAAGCCTTTAGAATATTTAGAGTCAGTTCATGCATATTTACAAAGTTCTTTGAGATGTAAATAAAATCACACTAAGATTACGGTATGACACATTGCACTTTATATCACCATGTTATATAGTTAATTCCTGAATATTCTGAAAAGTATCATGAATTAATTCGAACCAAGGACGTTTTTACAACTAACTTCATTAACATCCCATGATACCTCGGGACAGGTCTCGACGTCAAGTACGCGATTTACACAAGGCTGTCCTAACATGATCTATTATTTCAAGAATAGTAAGTTGaaaattaaatcaaagaaaaaacatttgaataaatatacatgttggATTGTATGCATTTCTGGTATAGTTTCGCATAGTTATTATGAATTAAAGTGCTAGCCATATGGTTAACCTCCCAATGCAGTATGTCCGTGACGTCATGTTATGGTGATATGAGAGTCTGCGTGACGTCATGTTATGGTGAGATGAGAGTCTGCGTGACGTCATGTTATGGTGAGATGAGAGTCTGCGTGACGTCATGTTATAGTGAGATGAGAGTCTGCGTGACGTCATGTTATGGTGAGATGAGAATCTGCGTGACGTCATGTTATGGTGAGATGAGAGTCTCCGTGACGTCATGTTATGGTGAGATGAGAGTCTGTTCACGTTTTTTATTAGATTATTTTCTTTGGCTCTTATATTGTAGTTATAATTTGCACgagttaaataattattttgtggTCTTTCTACATTAAAACAGAGCATTATATATACTGGTTTGATCTTCTGCGATGTATATCTTGCATACCATTTTAGTTTGAGAAATAACTATTTATAAGctatattctaaataaaatttTCAGAAATGGATGTTTATACAATGCTTAACTGGTCGCTGAATATTCGattatcatatttgtttcaCCATTTGCTTACCCAAAGAATAAAggatgtaattttctttataactTGACTCATATAAATTATACGAGACTGTAAGTTTTCCGATTTATTTCCTTCTACATCTCGAAGCATATACGacagtacattttatttttgtttagtaATAATTTCATTTCGTTTCACATCCTGGTTTGTACACAGATACATTCATTATGAATCTATATGAAATAATACTTTTAAGCAGTGAAACTGCTAAGATGAGCTATATCAGATTGCTGTCGTTGAATGACTGCATGATACATTTTAAGGATTGGCACAGTTAATGCAGCATGGTGCTCCAGCATGGTTAATTGTCTGTATCCGGGGGTTGAGTATTTTCAGCACTAAAAATTACTTTATCGTTATACATACTAATTTTACTTCATTCTTCACTCTTTTCACTCTTTGCCTCCGACGTGGctcatgtttttacttttgaaaatattagtAAAAGTTGAGAAAACTGTGAGGTTTTGTGCAACAAGTTCTACCCCCAGTGACCTCGTGTTTCCCTGACAACTCCAAGGTGGTTACCCCATCATTTACCATTTACTGATACAGCTATTTCGATGCATGCGATGTTAAAGGTGCAAGTTTGAACGTTCGTTTCCCCCACTAAGTGTCGTTAGGGTCCTCTAAACTTGGTTTTAAACCCTTAATTACTGgtattgtccctgtagttctcaTTGAATTATTGTGTTAACCAAAAGAAATCTCAACGGTTTTCAACATAAACAAACCTAAAATGTCCCAGTATATGATAATGATCTAGTTTTGTGAATAATTACGTTAACAATCAATTGAGTTCAATTGTCCACATAATTTACTGACATACCTcgtatttcaaatgaaaagaaattatatacatacacacatgtCTCACTTTCTGCCTCAAAGTATTGAATtcgaacaaagaaaacacttacCTAAACGTGCAAGTTATCCTACACTTAAGATTTCCTCATAAAAGATGTCGCGCTGTAGCCGGCGTATTGGTATTCAAGttaataacatataacatattgTAACCGCATACATTAGAAAATACATCAATAGTTAAAGCCAAAGTAACAATTCTTTTAATGGTAACACGCGGTTTCAGTATCACTATCCTTGAGACGAAGAGAGGTAACTCGACAATCGGCGATGTTTGTCTCTTGCTATGTATTAATTAGCTGTGATATTTAGGTTCACAATGCACATTCTCCATGTACACGCGAGAACAGTAGTGCGTGCTTTGTGCCAAATTAACTTCAATAACAAGCAGCTCCCGGACATTTTTCCTTACTTGAATAGTGTCATTTAATACTCTTACCTTAATGTTTAAGGGCGTGTTTTTGCTTGTTTTGGCGTTTATATTGTCATGTTGCAT
Proteins encoded in this region:
- the LOC128232438 gene encoding uncharacterized protein LOC128232438 → MKFKDKHSVQTFVLMILCAKKISSSPVLKITSVSDSAKSTKGWDKNAYQEIEAGNFSVTPETDFQLSSVTPNTRNTVYHDQTGSFKQDPLDSNVSTTISTNSTTSNDRTDFHSSFNLAIIPAMAAVVFSVAVCLKCCQWFRRYTRGGDGSKEATTYAVIVEDGDQDYGHIDMLSETTSTHYDTVSSFASFLKRGTNDATISSFRSLKSDSDKRSPRKWLLSKLNHSTHTSNQCDLEMSDSSLSVPSNRRSLLKQNVHRPCSTSSDDTETDPLNSSDASILRKNNRFRVSFVTDYTQTSTNSPTGSPRYIRSPGLNGPAKRPLSTIKSDSGGAIEDNKRTLDFPQMVSVGTQTNKSFRYSLKRAQRRHCSESGVDPTQSPPLKSDLTKKKERNDNSALTNTKCRDISIRGFAANRRDGQGLHDSPNTVASDTQTHYPIEPNIVISSENNESCKTDLTDDVFVTEGDTDAFEISTQATCRPNTIVEDETARPPSESATTQTDCEQKVTNIAYNVKIPKSVSDPYGLRLNHCSCNVVEPLKSDSSAVTCVEKTRSNSNSKKYAFKMETGNNDNTTFQTNETKCECIKHICKQCGETLPRIKAQSESPKVRRHNSNRSDTRTFSMTSLESSGYAEGLSSDGSIQG